TTCGGATATAACCACCTCCACCTCTTTTACTCTCAACAATATATCCCTTTTCAATCGTAAAACGAGTACTGATCACATAGTTAATTTGTGATGGAACACAATTAAACTGTTCCGCCAATTCGCTTCTTTGTATTTCTATATACCCTTCTTTACTTTTCATTAAAATATCCTTCAAATATTTTTCAATCATATCGGAGACATTCCGCAATAGGTTCACCTCCCGATTTGACTTTGACTATCTTTGACCTTCATAATTTATTATATCCACATTTTTGATAAAAATGCAAGACCCTTTTTTAGCCTAGGATCAAAGGAATCAATTCATCAAAATGTTGGATGATCACATTTGCCTCTTTCAATTCTTCATCATTGGCAAAACCATAATCACACCCAATGGTAAACAGGTGGTTTTTTTTCCCTGCTATTATGTCTGATTTCCGATCCCCTACCATGACACTGGATCTCAACTGATAATCTTTCACTAATTTTTTTACTAATTCTTCCTTGTGATAAATTTGAAATCGGCCAGCACTATATAAGTCCTTAAATAGATGATAAATGGAAAGAGACTTACAAACTCCCCGTATGTAATCATCTAATCCATTACTTGCAACGAACAGCGCTAAACCAGATGCATTAAGTTCTTTTAAGGTTTCTAAGACGCCGGGATATAATTCACCTTTTCCTTCATCCAATATTTGTAACTCATATTCCAACATCAGATGATTGGCCAAATGTTTTATTTCATATGAGGCGTTTGGTAGTAGCCCATCCCAAATTTTATCTAAAGTAAAGCCAAGCCATGATATTAATTGATCTTCGGAAGGAGTCTCACCGTTATACTTACCATCTTTTCTCAAGTGATCAAATGTCATTTTAAAAGCGGGAACTGCAACTTTTTCCGTTTGTAGCAAGGTTCCATCCATATCAAAAATAACACTGTCATATTTAAGCATATTTTTCCCCTCTGCTTTCTACAAATTCTTAAAATTTAAGGAATTTGTTTGAAAAATGTGTGATAATCATTTATTTTTCTGTTTTTCCCTATATAATGTTTCTGAACGATAGTAAAAAACTTTATTCGTATGAAGTGTTTTAACATAACACTCCCACTAAACCTCACTCAGGAAGGAAGATAAGGTATGAAAATGAAAGGTATTTTATTTTCTATTGTTTTTATTTTTGCAATTATTGTGCTGTCATACTCCTTGCTTCAACCATCACCCGTTCAAGAAAATTTTGATCAAAACAAAATTCCTTACAAACTAGGAGATTTTTCATTGGTAAATAAGATCGAAGGGCCTCAAGCCATGGAACAAATCAGATATCTTCATGGAAAAGAAATTCCTATTGATAATGCTTTTATATTAGAATATCAAGGAA
This portion of the Microaerobacter geothermalis genome encodes:
- a CDS encoding HAD hydrolase-like protein; the encoded protein is MLKYDSVIFDMDGTLLQTEKVAVPAFKMTFDHLRKDGKYNGETPSEDQLISWLGFTLDKIWDGLLPNASYEIKHLANHLMLEYELQILDEGKGELYPGVLETLKELNASGLALFVASNGLDDYIRGVCKSLSIYHLFKDLYSAGRFQIYHKEELVKKLVKDYQLRSSVMVGDRKSDIIAGKKNHLFTIGCDYGFANDEELKEANVIIQHFDELIPLILG